A single region of the Triplophysa dalaica isolate WHDGS20190420 chromosome 15, ASM1584641v1, whole genome shotgun sequence genome encodes:
- the ctsba gene encoding cathepsin B, with amino-acid sequence MWQLGFLCMLSALSVSWARPHLAPLSHEMVNFINKANTTWMAGHNFHNVDYSYVKRLCGTFLKGPKLPVMVQYADNIKLPASFDPREQWPNCPTLKEIRDQGSCGSCWAFGAAEAISDRVCIHSNGKVSLEISSQDLLTCCESCGMGCNGGYPSAAWDFWTQEGLVTGGLYNSHIGCRPYTIEPCEHHVNGSRPPCSGEGGDTPNCDMSCESGYSPAYKQDKHFGKTSYSVPTNEKDIMKELYKNGPVEGAFTVYEDFLLYKSGVYQHVSGSAVGGHAIKILGWGEENGVPYWLAANSWNTDWGENGYFKILRGEDHCGIESEIVAGIPK; translated from the exons ATGTGGCAACTGGGTTTCCTGTGCATGCTCTCAGCCCTTTCTGTTAGCTGGGCGCGACCACACCTTGCTCCTCTCTCCCATGAGATGGTCAATTTCATCAATAAAGCCAACACTACTTGGATG gcTGGCCATAACTTCCATAATGTGGACTACAGCTATGTGAAAAGGCTGTGTGGGACTTTTCTGAAAGGACCCAAACTCCCTGTCAT GGTGCAGTATGCTGATAACATCAAGCTCCCCGCTAGCTTCGATCCCAGAGAACAGTGGCCCAACTGCCCCACTTTAAAAGAGATCAGGGACCAGGGCTCATGTGGTTCATGCTGG GCTTTTGGGGCTGCAGAAGCGATCTCCGACAGAGTGTGTATCCACAGCAATGGCAAAGTGAGTTTGGAGATCTCCTCTCAGGACCTGCTTACCTGTTGTGAAAGCTGTGGCATGGG GTGTAATGGTGGTTACCCATCTGCTGCTTGGGACTTCTGGACCCAAGAGGGCTTGGTGACTGGTGGACTCTATAACTCTCACATTG GTTGTCGGCCATATACCATTGAGCCCTGTGAGCATCATGTAAATGGCAGTCGCCCACCCTGCAGTGGAGAAGGGGGAGACACTCCTAACTGCGACATGTCCTGTGAGTCCGGTTACAGCCCAGCCTACAAGCAAGACAAACACTTTG GAAAGACTTCATATAGTGTTCCAACTAATGAGAAAGATATCATGAAGGAACTGTACAAGAATGGCCCAGTAGAGGGAGCCTTCACTGTATATGAAGACTTCTTGCTGTATAAGAGTG GTGTCTATCAACATGTGAGTGGATCTGCAGTGGGCGGTCATGCTATTAAAATACTAGGCTGGGGAGAGGAAAATGGCGTCCCTTACTGGCTTGCTGCCAACTCCTGGAACACAGACTGGGGTGAAAATG GTTACTTTAAGATTCTCAGAGGTGAGGACCACTGTGGCATTGAGTCAGAAATTGTGGCTGGAATCCCCAAGTAA
- the cgref1 gene encoding involucrin, with product MQYLHNFLRRMSTFLQAGTTTESTCTLSQMKTGIGLTEHSFIMERPLTATERGVRSHVACNMIIARFLFLLIVPSLSISAPQVQTISSDGVLTPELGNPFGPGEDNRRLLQSYIKTRLKEGQTSPELNTREQEFFLFSLYDYDRSGQMDGLELMQLLTDFLSYHAMMPKSTDSVVSLVDHLLQTQDLNQDGLLAPSELLSYTLDHEQDENNILHRESQAEIVEATNRDQTDTKTEEGDPKIHLQEAEVQKTEQDQLVEHENETQPAQQHRQVEEPRDLNQIPETAEHPDGQQL from the exons ATGCAATACTTGCACAATTTCCTCCGAAG GATGAGCACATTTTTACAGGCCGGGACGACAACGGAGTCCACGTGTACCCTGTCACAGATGAAAACAGGGATTGGTTTAACAGAACACAGTTTCATCATGGAGAGACCATTGACTGCGACCGAGCGAG GTGTGAGATCCCATGTAGCATGCAACATGATCATAGCAAGGTTTCTATTCCTGCTCATCGTGCCTTCATTGAGTATCAGTGCTCCACAAGTCCAAACCATCTCCAG tgatGGCGTCCTCACACCAGAACTTGGTAATCCCTTTGGACCTGGTGAAGACAACCGCag GCTCCTGCAAAGCTACATCAAGACCAGGTTAAAGGAGGGTCAGACCAGTCCAGAGCTCAACACAAGGGAACAAG AGTTCTTCCTATTCTCGCTGTATGACTATGATAGAAGTGGGCAGATGGATGGCCTTGAATTGATGCAGCTTCTGACTGATTTTCTCTCTTATCATGCAATGATGCCAAAGTCAACAGACTCT GTTGTATCATTGGTGGATCACCTCCTGCAAACTCAGGATCTGAACCAGGACGGGTTATTGGCTCCCTCTGAGCTGTTATCATACACGCTCGACCATGAGCAAGAcgaaaacaacattttgcacCGTGAAAGCCAAGCTGAGATAGTAGAAGCGACAAACAGAGatcaaacagacacaaaaacgGAGGAAGGAGATCCTAAAATTCACCTGCAAGAGGCAGAGGTCCAAAAGACCGAACAAGACCAGCTTGTAGAACACGAGAATGAGACACAACCAGCTCAACAACACAGACAGGTTGAGGAGCCTAGAGATCTAAACCAGATTCCAGAAACTGCTGAACATCCAGATGGACAACAGCTTTAA